CCCCCACCACACCCTCCTGGGTCTCTGGCACCCAACCCCGGCCTGCTGACCTCCACGATGGCATCCACAGGACAGGCTTCCTGGCAGAAGCCGCAGTAGATGCACTTGGTCATATCGATATCGTACCGCGTTGTCCTCCGACTGCCGTCCCCTCTGGGCTCAGCCTCGATGGTGATGGCCTGCGGAAGGAGTGGGTCAGCGGCAGAGCCCCCTCTTCCCTTCACGCCCAACTGGACCATGCTCGTGCCTTACCCATGGATATCTCACCTGAGCCGGGCAGACAGCCTCACAGAGTTTGCAGGCGATGCACCGCTCTTCCCCGGATGGGTAGCGCCTCAAGGCGTGCTCCCCACGGAAGCGCGGGCTCAAAGGGCCCTTCTCAAAGGGATAGTTGATGGTGGCGGGTTCTCGGAAGAGATAACTCAGAGTCATCCCCAAACCTACAAAACAGGGAGCGGGGTCTCAGGTCGGCTGCCTGTCTCCTTTAGGGTGCTCCCCACCCCTTGGGAGGACCCAGCTTGCACCTCGGAAGAGCTCTGTCCACAGAAGGGTCTGGGCTGCTCGGTCAGTCACGGACTTCAGGTCCATGGAGGGCTCCTTCATATTCACATACtctggaagggaggaggggaggaagaatgaGTGGGGGGAAGACTCTGCCCCGAGTATCCTCAGATACAAAGTCTCCCCAAAAAGGAGCCTTTGACCCCAACATGAAGTATGGCAGCATCATTGGTCATTCACCAAACCTCTAACTTACCGAGGCAGGAAAGGGGACATCTCAAAGCCTCAGTTcagcaaaaaataaatcaactgaACAAACAGCAAAGAGGGATCCTGGAGAAGGGAGGCTTTTTACCCAAGTCCCCCCCGCCTCACCAAGGGGCCGGGAGGGGGTCACCTGCTAAGCCAGATGCTGGGAACAAGCCCTGGATCAAGGACCCGTCCCACTAAGGGAGGTCATCCAGGCTGGCGAAGGGTGCTGATTGATCCAGTACATTTTGGGCATTCCCAGGGCGCATCTGATAAGCATATGCCAGGGTGGAGTCTGACACATGTGGGGTCTCTCTGGGGCTCATCTCCTGCCTTTTGCTCAGGGATGGGCCAGCACAAGGGCACCCCATCTCTGCTCAGGTACCTTAGAACCCCAAATGTCAAGTACCTGAGAGACTGACTGCCCCAAAAGGATGGAAGGGAATGGTGCAGGACCGCACCCCTGAGTCATGGGGTCCGGGTAGAGGCAGACCTGAGGCTTCAGAGCTGCAAAGTGAACCCTCTGACTGCAAGTTGTCTGTGGGCAGGGACCCCTGCCCTCTATCTGTGAGCGGTCTGCAGACCCTGCCAGGGCATGTGTTCTTCAAAAAGGCCTCCATGGAGACAAACGTGCAcgcgtgcgcgcgcgcgcgcgcacacacacacacacacacacacacacacacacacgcagtgCCCAGGATGCTTCCAGAGGCCTCACCTCTGCAATAGGCTAGTGGAAGCAGCTCTGGGAGGGTCCTTGGATGCCAGCCGGGGCTGCGCCAAAACCAAAGGCTGGCAAAAGAACCCTGCCCAGGCCCCAGAGAGAGGTTTCTGGGGATCCTACATGTCAGAGGACACACCAGGCAGCAGGACGAGCTGGTTAAGATGCTGCCTCAGTCTCTGTCCCAGTCATTAAGGGGAGGCTGGGTCTGGAGGGCAGGTGCAAGGCGGGGTCTCGGGGCCTTTAGCCCTCTGGCACCCATGGGCTCCCTTCCCtctggccctgagcaagtcaccccAAGTCTCAGTCCCGCTTCTCATCCGCCTCTGGGACCACCGGCCCGGGATGCTGCCCACAAGGGGGCTGAGGAAGCTCCTCCACCTCTGCCCTGACTGGACCATGCCAGGGGGCCGAGGTCAGAGGTCAAAGATGGGGGGGCAGTTGGGGAAGAAGCGAAGCCGCGGAGGAGACTCACTGTAGGAGGCGGCGGAGGGGCTGCCGTGGAGGCCGCGGGCCAGGCTTCGGGGACTGGCGGGTCCTGGAAGAGACAGAGGGTCACccgggcccgggggggggggtcacCCGGGGGGGAGGGTCACccaggccggggggggggggggggggcacccgGGGTGGGGGTcacccggggtggggggggggggagggtcaCCCAGGCCGGGGTGGGGTCACCCGGGGGGCGGCTCCCGCCCCCTCCCGCGCTGCTGGGCCCGGCCTACCTGCGCCCGCCAGCCGGCAAAGGACCCTCAGCAGAGCCGCGTTGGGGCCGCCCATctgggaagaggagggggagccGCGATCAGCACAGGGTGCGGCCCGGGGAGGCCCGGGTGGGGGCCCTGCCCCCCGCGTCCCTCACTCCTTGGGGCGCCCCGGGGCCCGGCGCCTTCACCGAGCTCCCTCACGCCTCCCCTGTGCCATCGGGCCGCGCTGCCCCCTCCCCCGGCCGTGTCCCTAGCCGGGCCCCGGCACCAGGCCCGGGCCGAGAAGTGGGGC
The Macrotis lagotis isolate mMagLag1 chromosome 3, bilby.v1.9.chrom.fasta, whole genome shotgun sequence genome window above contains:
- the NDUFS8 gene encoding NADH dehydrogenase [ubiquinone] iron-sulfur protein 8, mitochondrial; amino-acid sequence: MGGPNAALLRVLCRLAGAGPASPRSLARGLHGSPSAASYKYVNMKEPSMDLKSVTDRAAQTLLWTELFRGLGMTLSYLFREPATINYPFEKGPLSPRFRGEHALRRYPSGEERCIACKLCEAVCPAQAITIEAEPRGDGSRRTTRYDIDMTKCIYCGFCQEACPVDAIVEGPNFEFSTETHEELLYNKEKLLNNGDKWEAEIAANIQADFLYR